The segment ACCTGTTTCGCGGTGTCGCCAACTGGGCGATCTTCCTCGACCATATCCCCGACAACATCGTGAACTGGGTCACGACGCGCAACTATGGCTTTTCCGACGCCGCCGACCTGTTCGTTTTCATCTCCGGTTACACGGCCTCCTTCGTCTATGCGCGGATGATGCTGGAGCGCGGCTTCATCGTCGGCGCGACCCGGCTCACCAAGCGGGTCTGGCAGCTCTACGTCGCCCACATCATCCTGTTCGTGATCTACATCGCCTCGATCAGCTATCTGGCTCTGCGCTTCGGCGATTCCGAGATGATCAACGAGTTCAACGTCGCCGGCCTCGTCGACAACGCCACCGAGACGCTGCGCCAAGGTCTGTTCCTGCGCTTCAAGCCGCTCAATCTCGACGTGCTGCCGCTCTACATCGTGCTGATGGGCCTGTTTCCGCCGATCCTGTGGTTCATGCTGCGCAAGCCGGACCTGACGATGGCGGTGTCCATCATCCTGTGGCTCTCGGCGCGGCACTTCGGCTGGAATCTGACCGCCTATCCGGCCGGGCAGTGGTACTTCAACCCGTATTGCTGGCAGGTGCTGTTCGTGTTCGGCGCCTGGTGCGCGATGGGCGGCGCAAAGCGTTCGGGCTGGTTGATCAACTCGCGCATCGCGCTCTATCTCTGCTTCGGTTATCTGGCCTTCGCGCTGCTCATGACCATGGCCGGCCGCTTCCCGACGCTGGGCGGCATGTTCCCGCAATGGCTCTATTCGGCGTTCAACCCGAACGACAAGACCAACCTCGCGCCCTACCGCTTCATCCACTTCGTCGTGATCGTGATTCTGGTGATCCGCTTTGTGCCGAAGGAATGGCCGGGCCTGGAGTGGAAGGTCTTCGATCCCGTGATCGTGTGCGGCCAGCAGTCGCTCGCCGTGTTCTGCGTTGGCGTGTTCCTGTCCTTCGTCGGCCATTTCGAGCTCTCGATGAGCTCGGGCTCGCTGT is part of the Bradyrhizobium commune genome and harbors:
- a CDS encoding OpgC domain-containing protein gives rise to the protein MAFLNVSATLPEKGRDLRLDLFRGVANWAIFLDHIPDNIVNWVTTRNYGFSDAADLFVFISGYTASFVYARMMLERGFIVGATRLTKRVWQLYVAHIILFVIYIASISYLALRFGDSEMINEFNVAGLVDNATETLRQGLFLRFKPLNLDVLPLYIVLMGLFPPILWFMLRKPDLTMAVSIILWLSARHFGWNLTAYPAGQWYFNPYCWQVLFVFGAWCAMGGAKRSGWLINSRIALYLCFGYLAFALLMTMAGRFPTLGGMFPQWLYSAFNPNDKTNLAPYRFIHFVVIVILVIRFVPKEWPGLEWKVFDPVIVCGQQSLAVFCVGVFLSFVGHFELSMSSGSLFAQLFVSIAGIAIMTTVAYYISWSKRQDKPLKPPPAKPAAAPVAKAA